The following are encoded together in the Anaerostipes caccae L1-92 genome:
- a CDS encoding metallophosphoesterase family protein, translating to MIYITGDTHGRFERVERFCERFGTSREDILIILGDAGINFNGGRHDQMKKEFLESLPITIFAIHGNHEQRPCTIGTYKEKMWRGGTVYYEEEYPDLLFAKDGEVFELDGKKVIVMGGAYSVDKMVRLMYGYGWWPDEQPSEEIKKDVERKLEELGWKVDVVLSHTTPLKYEPVEVFLEGIDQSKVDKSTEAWLDRIEDRLDYGKWYCGHYHTEKKIDRVEIMFENFDMFCGRI from the coding sequence ATGATATACATAACAGGGGATACCCATGGACGGTTTGAACGGGTGGAGCGGTTCTGTGAAAGATTTGGGACAAGCCGTGAGGATATATTGATTATACTTGGAGATGCAGGGATTAATTTCAATGGTGGCCGGCATGACCAGATGAAGAAGGAGTTTTTGGAATCGCTGCCGATTACGATTTTTGCTATCCACGGGAACCATGAGCAGAGGCCGTGTACGATTGGGACATATAAGGAAAAGATGTGGCGTGGCGGAACGGTGTATTATGAAGAAGAATACCCGGATTTGTTGTTTGCGAAAGATGGGGAAGTGTTTGAACTGGATGGAAAGAAAGTCATTGTGATGGGCGGGGCGTATAGCGTGGATAAAATGGTCCGGCTCATGTATGGGTATGGCTGGTGGCCGGATGAACAGCCTTCGGAGGAAATCAAAAAGGATGTGGAGCGGAAACTGGAAGAGCTGGGGTGGAAGGTAGATGTTGTGCTGAGTCATACCACACCGCTGAAATATGAGCCGGTGGAGGTGTTCCTGGAAGGAATTGACCAGAGTAAAGTGGATAAGTCTACGGAAGCGTGGCTGGATAGGATTGAAGACAGGCTGGATTATGGAAAATGGTATTGTGGGCATTATCATACGGAGAAGAAGATTGATAGAGTGGAGATAA
- a CDS encoding MerR family transcriptional regulator, which produces MRTVKEISEVTGISVRTLHYYDEIGLLKPTSKSDAGYRLYDDKALETLQQILFFREFDIPLKEIKAVIENPALEKNEILQVQRRMLVSKKERMERLIASIDDILKGDNKMDFAVFSKPEIEEMFEAMLDHMPDEMRQMAIKEFGGVEEWRKHYIEVLSSEKMQKSYAKLVEWYGGKDEYLSVVKNPVSKEIAESFNKRIEVILQKLIAKRGCPLDSFEVREIVGEYGFVVKQLSQMKEEREGMLATARFYRNEPSKSKLDETYGEGAAEFFAEAIEAFYERSDEH; this is translated from the coding sequence ATGAGGACGGTAAAGGAAATATCAGAAGTAACAGGTATCAGCGTGCGCACGCTTCACTACTATGATGAGATCGGACTTTTAAAGCCGACGAGCAAGAGTGATGCGGGATACCGGCTTTATGACGATAAAGCGTTGGAAACTTTACAGCAAATCCTGTTTTTCCGTGAGTTTGATATTCCACTGAAGGAAATCAAAGCTGTTATAGAAAATCCGGCTCTTGAGAAAAATGAAATTTTGCAGGTACAGAGGAGAATGCTGGTTTCTAAGAAAGAACGAATGGAGCGCCTGATTGCCAGTATTGATGATATTTTGAAAGGAGATAATAAAATGGATTTTGCAGTTTTCAGTAAACCGGAAATAGAAGAAATGTTTGAAGCCATGCTGGATCATATGCCGGATGAAATGCGTCAAATGGCCATTAAAGAATTTGGCGGTGTAGAAGAGTGGAGGAAACATTACATTGAAGTATTGTCCTCAGAAAAAATGCAGAAGAGCTATGCAAAATTAGTGGAGTGGTATGGCGGTAAAGATGAATACTTGTCTGTTGTGAAGAACCCTGTCAGCAAAGAAATTGCAGAAAGTTTTAATAAAAGAATAGAAGTGATATTGCAGAAGCTGATTGCTAAACGTGGTTGTCCTCTGGATTCCTTTGAGGTAAGAGAAATTGTCGGTGAGTACGGATTTGTAGTGAAACAGCTTAGTCAGATGAAGGAAGAGAGGGAGGGTATGCTTGCCACCGCACGCTTCTATCGGAATGAACCTTCAAAGTCTAAATTGGATGAAACGTATGGAGAGGGGGCGGCAGAATTTTTTGCTGAGGCGATTGAGGCTTTTTATGAAAGAAGTGATGAGCATTAA
- a CDS encoding NAD-dependent succinate-semialdehyde dehydrogenase, whose amino-acid sequence MYQLFIGGNYVDGKGKKIDVINPADNTVVDSFCSATKEQAEEALETAQETFKTWGKTSVMERCRLLSKFADLVEEHQDEISRLNSLETGKPYGEAYGDTGFCLNVLRFHAEEAKRVYGTTLNDYNSQRGSVYHMVEKRPVGVVVGHLAWNYPMYNAALKIGPVIGSGCTAVLKPSSQTPLATLFLGKLITEAGIPDGVINILAGSSSELGYALNSSTIPRLIGLIGSTDTALKVMSDSATSVKRFSFELGGNAPTIVSESADLAAAADTVASMKMGNSGQMCVDHNRIYIHESVYDQFCDMMLERLEKYKVGQGADEGMIIGPMINQSAQKTMEDLVEDAVDKGARLVLGGKIPEGMPEGSAFFEPTLLLDCNRSMKVYQQEIFGPIAALSKYSDYDEILAEAADTDGGLSSYLFSHDTKEIAKAVEIFNSGEVLINVDGIGDVEFLPHCGIGNSGLGCDNSLWSLDEYFELKRVKIIP is encoded by the coding sequence ATGTATCAGTTATTTATCGGCGGCAACTATGTAGATGGAAAAGGAAAAAAGATCGACGTGATCAATCCGGCAGACAATACAGTGGTTGACTCTTTTTGTTCTGCCACAAAAGAACAGGCAGAAGAGGCATTGGAAACCGCACAGGAAACATTTAAAACCTGGGGTAAAACTTCCGTGATGGAGCGATGCAGACTGCTGTCAAAGTTTGCGGACTTGGTGGAGGAGCATCAGGATGAGATTTCCAGGTTAAATTCTTTGGAGACAGGAAAACCATACGGAGAAGCATATGGAGACACAGGTTTTTGCTTGAATGTGCTTCGCTTTCATGCAGAAGAGGCAAAGCGGGTCTATGGTACTACTTTAAATGATTATAACTCGCAGCGCGGAAGCGTATATCACATGGTGGAGAAGCGTCCGGTAGGAGTTGTTGTCGGGCATCTGGCATGGAATTATCCTATGTATAATGCGGCGTTAAAAATCGGTCCGGTCATCGGGTCCGGATGTACGGCAGTGTTAAAACCGTCTTCACAGACTCCTCTTGCAACTCTTTTCTTAGGAAAACTGATCACGGAAGCAGGAATTCCGGATGGAGTGATCAATATCCTTGCCGGGTCCTCCTCAGAATTAGGATATGCCCTGAATTCAAGTACGATCCCACGGCTGATCGGACTGATAGGTTCTACGGATACGGCATTAAAGGTCATGAGTGACAGCGCAACATCTGTAAAAAGATTTTCCTTTGAGCTGGGAGGAAATGCCCCTACGATCGTGTCTGAGAGCGCAGATCTTGCGGCAGCAGCTGACACCGTTGCATCTATGAAAATGGGAAATTCAGGCCAGATGTGTGTGGATCATAACAGGATCTATATTCACGAGTCTGTCTATGATCAGTTCTGTGATATGATGCTGGAACGTTTAGAGAAATATAAGGTCGGACAGGGAGCAGATGAGGGCATGATCATAGGACCTATGATCAACCAGTCCGCCCAGAAGACTATGGAAGACTTGGTTGAGGATGCTGTAGACAAGGGTGCGAGACTTGTACTCGGCGGAAAGATCCCGGAAGGAATGCCGGAGGGAAGTGCTTTCTTTGAACCTACTTTATTGTTAGACTGTAACCGATCTATGAAAGTCTACCAGCAGGAAATCTTCGGACCGATTGCTGCCCTGTCTAAGTACAGCGATTATGATGAAATCCTTGCGGAAGCTGCGGATACGGACGGAGGACTTTCTTCTTATCTGTTCAGCCATGATACAAAGGAAATCGCAAAGGCGGTGGAGATTTTTAATTCTGGAGAAGTTTTGATTAATGTGGACGGAATTGGAGATGTGGAATTCCTCCCCCACTGCGGAATTGGTAACTCAGGCCTGGGGTGTGATAATTCTTTGTGGTCACTGGATGAGTATTTCGAACTAAAGAGAGTAAAGATTATTCCTTGA
- the eno gene encoding phosphopyruvate hydratase yields the protein MTDYLISKVIARQVIDSRANPTVEVDIILNCGAVGRGTVPSGASTGAYEALELRDGKTEYGGKSVRQAIENIEQFLAPALIGKDATKQAMLDHFMIGLDGTENKSKLGANAILGCSMAIAHAAANAKNEPLFRYLGGVNAKTVPVPMIQIIGGGAHAKDSIDIQDFLAIPLSADTFEQGIEMIANVYNGTKRVFEQSGRPLSIADEGGFWPTDFTCNEDGLRLLTEGIKEAGYIPGKDIGIAMDIAASEFYDRERGVYKFTLERQEYTTPEFVDLLCEWAEKYAIVSMEDCCSEFDWEGNRLITEKLGHKIQIIGDDLFTTNIKRIQYGVSQGACNSVLIKMNQIGSITETLDAIECTKNAGYLPVVSARSGETEDATIVHLAIATNAGQLKVGSIARSERTAKWNEGIRMEQELDSMAEYPSGSIFERIKKSYTEV from the coding sequence GTGACAGATTATTTAATCAGCAAGGTCATTGCACGGCAGGTAATAGATTCCAGGGCAAACCCTACGGTGGAAGTGGATATTATATTAAACTGCGGTGCAGTGGGAAGAGGTACGGTTCCGTCCGGGGCCTCTACCGGGGCTTATGAAGCCCTGGAACTGCGGGACGGCAAAACAGAGTACGGCGGAAAAAGTGTCCGTCAGGCCATTGAAAATATAGAACAGTTCCTTGCCCCGGCCCTGATCGGCAAAGACGCTACAAAGCAGGCGATGCTCGATCATTTCATGATCGGCCTTGACGGAACTGAAAATAAAAGTAAACTTGGTGCAAATGCCATTCTCGGCTGCAGTATGGCCATCGCTCATGCGGCTGCAAATGCAAAAAATGAGCCTTTGTTCCGGTATCTTGGCGGAGTGAATGCAAAAACAGTTCCGGTTCCGATGATTCAGATCATCGGCGGCGGAGCCCATGCCAAAGATTCGATTGATATTCAGGATTTTTTGGCAATTCCCCTGAGTGCGGATACATTTGAACAGGGCATTGAAATGATCGCAAATGTTTATAATGGCACAAAAAGAGTATTTGAACAATCAGGGCGGCCGTTATCCATCGCTGACGAAGGCGGTTTCTGGCCCACAGACTTTACCTGTAACGAGGATGGTCTCAGACTCCTTACGGAAGGGATCAAAGAAGCCGGTTATATTCCCGGAAAGGATATTGGGATCGCTATGGATATTGCAGCCAGCGAGTTTTATGACAGAGAACGCGGAGTATATAAATTCACCTTGGAAAGGCAGGAGTATACAACCCCTGAATTCGTTGATCTGCTGTGTGAATGGGCAGAGAAGTACGCCATTGTATCTATGGAAGACTGCTGTTCAGAATTTGACTGGGAAGGAAATAGGCTGATCACCGAAAAATTGGGCCATAAAATACAGATCATCGGTGACGATTTATTTACGACCAATATCAAAAGGATTCAATATGGAGTTTCTCAGGGGGCATGCAATTCCGTACTGATCAAAATGAATCAGATCGGCAGCATCACAGAGACACTGGATGCGATCGAATGCACAAAGAATGCAGGATATCTTCCGGTGGTCAGTGCCAGAAGCGGGGAGACTGAGGATGCAACCATCGTGCATCTTGCAATCGCAACAAACGCAGGACAGTTGAAGGTAGGATCTATTGCCCGCTCAGAGAGGACTGCAAAATGGAATGAAGGCATCCGTATGGAACAGGAGCTTGATTCTATGGCAGAGTATCCGTCCGGATCTATCTTTGAACGGATTAAGAAATCATATACGGAGGTATAA
- a CDS encoding phosphotransferase — protein sequence MIYISKEDVLAGYLEERGLLKTESSYKIHYCRGGVSCTVAYVEIDGRPMIIKQALEQLKTKDTWLCDPNRMYIEYESNKIYHDLLPENAPETYFYDQENYIYGREAVPDGCLMWKDDLMKGIIDYKVAEKAADTLAAVHNHCAGNEEIARLFENKDVFYALRISPYINFTVTKHPEIAEFAQKVSDEMMESRITLIHGDYSPKNIMVTEDGMKVLDYEVANYGHPAFDLAFLSNHFILKAVKFPERSGKYLDLLDYTVKRYFHALTCMDRQEFEHSFIRTLALLMLARVDGKSPVEYLTEEKEKQELVRRLSLTMIKSNTDTYNETINMLRQQLR from the coding sequence ATGATCTATATTTCAAAAGAAGATGTTTTAGCAGGATATTTAGAAGAACGGGGACTTCTGAAAACAGAGTCCTCCTATAAGATCCACTATTGCCGGGGCGGTGTTTCCTGCACGGTTGCCTATGTGGAGATCGATGGCCGGCCAATGATCATTAAACAGGCATTGGAGCAGCTGAAAACAAAGGATACCTGGCTCTGTGACCCAAACCGGATGTACATCGAATATGAGAGCAATAAGATCTATCATGACCTTTTGCCGGAGAATGCACCGGAAACATACTTTTATGATCAGGAAAATTATATCTACGGTAGAGAAGCCGTGCCGGACGGATGTCTGATGTGGAAGGATGACTTGATGAAAGGCATCATCGATTACAAAGTGGCCGAAAAGGCAGCTGATACACTGGCAGCCGTTCACAATCACTGCGCAGGCAATGAAGAGATTGCCCGTTTATTTGAGAACAAAGATGTTTTTTATGCGCTCAGGATTTCTCCTTATATCAATTTTACAGTGACAAAGCATCCGGAAATCGCTGAATTTGCACAAAAGGTTTCTGATGAAATGATGGAAAGCCGGATCACATTGATCCACGGAGATTATAGTCCGAAAAACATAATGGTAACAGAGGATGGCATGAAAGTATTAGACTATGAAGTGGCAAATTACGGACATCCGGCATTTGATCTGGCGTTCCTCTCCAATCACTTTATCCTGAAAGCAGTGAAGTTTCCTGAACGCTCCGGCAAATACCTGGATCTGCTTGACTATACGGTGAAAAGGTATTTCCATGCTTTAACCTGCATGGACCGGCAGGAGTTTGAACATTCCTTTATCCGGACACTGGCACTTCTGATGCTGGCAAGGGTTGATGGAAAAAGTCCTGTAGAATATCTGACAGAAGAAAAAGAAAAACAGGAGCTTGTCAGGAGACTCAGCCTGACCATGATCAAAAGCAATACGGATACATACAATGAAACAATAAACATGCTCAGACAGCAATTGAGATAA
- a CDS encoding class II fructose-bisphosphate aldolase, translating into MLVNSKRMLNKARDLNYAVPAADVFNLESLKGVLNAAKECDSPLIIALAEVHAETLPLKECALLVKYFAENMEQDIVLHLDHGFTPSLVKEAVDCGFTSVMFDGSSLPYDENVRVTKEIVEYAKKHDVTVEAEIGHVGSGAAGASSEVKESAGEDTTELTTVEEAAAFAEATGVDSLAVSIGTAHGNYVGTPKLDFERLKDIRANIKIPLVLHGGSGTGYENLNKAVSLGISKVNIYTDLMNAAKNAYEQEIENMDYFELCAVSQKAVTEKLKEYYEVFMTKKSRE; encoded by the coding sequence ATGTTAGTAAACAGTAAACGTATGTTAAATAAAGCGAGGGATCTTAACTACGCGGTCCCGGCAGCGGATGTATTTAACTTGGAATCACTGAAAGGTGTGCTGAATGCGGCAAAAGAGTGTGACAGCCCTCTGATCATTGCCCTGGCGGAAGTACATGCAGAGACACTCCCGCTGAAAGAGTGTGCACTGCTTGTCAAATATTTTGCAGAAAATATGGAACAGGATATTGTCTTACATTTAGATCATGGATTTACTCCTTCCCTGGTGAAAGAGGCCGTTGACTGTGGATTTACTTCTGTCATGTTTGACGGATCAAGTCTGCCTTATGATGAAAATGTAAGGGTCACAAAAGAAATTGTGGAATATGCAAAAAAACATGATGTCACAGTGGAAGCGGAGATTGGCCATGTAGGATCCGGCGCGGCAGGAGCCTCCAGTGAAGTGAAAGAAAGCGCAGGAGAAGACACGACAGAATTAACCACGGTGGAAGAAGCGGCAGCATTTGCAGAAGCTACAGGAGTAGATTCCTTAGCCGTATCCATAGGAACAGCCCATGGAAATTACGTGGGAACACCGAAGCTTGATTTTGAAAGATTAAAGGACATCAGAGCAAACATTAAAATTCCGCTGGTACTGCATGGAGGTTCAGGAACAGGATATGAGAATCTGAATAAAGCTGTATCCCTTGGAATCAGTAAAGTCAATATTTATACAGATTTAATGAATGCTGCCAAGAATGCGTATGAACAAGAAATAGAGAACATGGACTACTTTGAGTTGTGTGCGGTTTCCCAAAAGGCAGTCACAGAGAAGCTTAAAGAGTATTATGAAGTGTTTATGACAAAGAAAAGCCGTGAATAA
- a CDS encoding DeoR/GlpR family DNA-binding transcription regulator: MKQKERQLKILNLLDEEKEVSVEDLAQKFNVSASTIRRELNNMNQLGLIIRTHGGALVQVNKNDEILDHTKRRFHNYHEKMEIAKKAASYIRDDDFVFLHSSSITDLMPPFLTSKNITVATNSLNIARSLSSSDDCQLILLGGIYYKYAEAIEGTMTVEQIRSMHFQKCFLGANGVDLQMGFSTITEFELGSKVATIDASDETFFLCEHQKFGRKSAFQIVALDCADHIITDSKLTGDIYDKYIPACHIIVSGNKKN; the protein is encoded by the coding sequence ATGAAACAGAAAGAAAGACAGCTAAAGATACTGAATCTGCTGGATGAAGAGAAGGAAGTTTCCGTGGAGGATCTGGCCCAAAAATTTAATGTCTCTGCTTCTACCATTCGAAGGGAATTAAACAATATGAATCAGCTGGGTCTTATTATACGGACTCACGGCGGAGCGCTGGTGCAGGTCAATAAGAATGATGAGATCCTGGATCACACAAAGCGCAGGTTCCATAATTATCATGAAAAAATGGAGATCGCTAAGAAAGCGGCTTCCTATATCAGGGATGATGACTTCGTCTTTCTGCACAGCAGTTCCATCACGGATCTGATGCCGCCTTTCCTGACAAGCAAGAATATCACTGTCGCTACCAATTCTCTCAATATTGCCAGGAGCCTCAGCAGCAGCGATGACTGCCAGCTGATCCTTTTAGGCGGGATTTACTATAAATATGCAGAAGCCATTGAAGGGACAATGACCGTGGAGCAGATTCGTTCCATGCACTTTCAGAAATGCTTTCTGGGAGCCAATGGAGTGGACCTTCAAATGGGATTTTCCACTATCACAGAATTTGAACTGGGCAGCAAGGTTGCAACGATTGATGCGTCAGATGAAACATTCTTTTTATGTGAGCATCAGAAGTTTGGTCGGAAATCGGCTTTTCAGATTGTGGCTTTAGACTGTGCAGACCACATCATAACGGATTCAAAATTGACTGGTGATATCTATGACAAATACATACCCGCCTGCCATATCATTGTGTCCGGAAACAAAAAGAACTGA
- a CDS encoding zinc-dependent alcohol dehydrogenase, with translation MSETMKTAVFRDVKKIELETCDKPGAAGNKILVKIDASAICTWEQRVYTGVNKVEFPFIGGHEIAGHIVELGEDVDPAEWNIGDKVVIGATLPCRNCYYCKTGNEQSCEHFNHSAHLEGMPYHGMGGLSKYMLAAPECLFKYDNVEPEQAAVIEPVSCVVHSVETADVQLGDTVLVIGCGIMGLLHTAICAKQGAAVIVSDVNEERTALALELGAKFVINPAKENLAERVSDITNGRKAQVIFDTTPIPSVVEDAFQCVGNTGKIVLYSSIHPAEPVPFDPNWVHGKSIQILGTANSNSRDFMRAAQMVSSGVLDLRPFVSEIYEAEDIKQAFESAVKGDKFRVVVKF, from the coding sequence ATGTCTGAGACAATGAAAACAGCGGTGTTCAGGGATGTAAAGAAGATTGAACTGGAAACCTGTGACAAGCCCGGGGCGGCAGGCAATAAAATACTTGTAAAAATAGACGCATCGGCCATCTGTACGTGGGAACAGAGGGTTTATACCGGAGTGAATAAGGTAGAGTTCCCATTCATCGGAGGACATGAAATCGCAGGACATATCGTAGAACTTGGAGAAGATGTGGACCCGGCGGAATGGAACATCGGAGACAAGGTTGTCATAGGAGCTACGCTTCCCTGCCGCAACTGTTATTACTGTAAGACCGGAAATGAGCAGAGCTGTGAACATTTTAACCACAGTGCGCATTTGGAAGGAATGCCGTACCATGGAATGGGCGGTTTGAGCAAATATATGCTTGCGGCTCCGGAATGTCTGTTCAAGTATGACAATGTGGAGCCCGAACAGGCAGCGGTGATCGAACCGGTTTCCTGTGTTGTCCACAGTGTGGAGACAGCGGATGTTCAGCTGGGTGATACTGTTCTGGTCATTGGGTGCGGCATTATGGGGCTTCTTCACACAGCAATCTGTGCCAAACAAGGGGCGGCAGTCATCGTATCTGATGTAAACGAAGAGCGAACTGCTTTGGCTTTAGAGCTGGGAGCAAAATTTGTGATCAATCCGGCAAAGGAAAATCTGGCAGAACGTGTCAGTGACATCACCAATGGAAGAAAAGCACAGGTGATTTTTGACACCACACCGATTCCTTCTGTTGTGGAGGATGCATTCCAGTGTGTCGGAAATACAGGAAAGATTGTGTTATACAGTTCCATCCACCCGGCAGAACCCGTACCGTTTGATCCCAACTGGGTTCACGGAAAATCCATTCAGATCCTGGGAACTGCCAATTCCAACAGCCGTGACTTTATGCGGGCAGCCCAGATGGTTTCCTCAGGAGTACTGGACCTACGTCCTTTTGTAAGTGAGATCTATGAAGCAGAGGACATCAAACAGGCCTTTGAATCGGCGGTAAAGGGAGATAAGTTCAGGGTTGTTGTAAAATTCTAG
- a CDS encoding PTS system mannose/fructose/sorbose family transporter subunit IID: MAEKRAALSKKDVVKAFWKWTFFSHSNYNYERLQASGVLQSMSHLPEKLYPDNKEEQKKFMERHMAFYNTEPHFGGIVNGMVIAMEEERANGAEITDDAINSVKTGLMGPMAGIGDTLWQGTLTPILLAVGISIASGGNVMGAVAFSALMAAVMLPIAYFMYMRGYKTGKTGVEAILSGGKMKQLISAASIMGATVLGSLTANYVSAASTMKIKVGATSLALQADVLDKLLKGMLPLGITLLTLYLLKDRKMKSTTVMLILAVLGAVLGLTGILG; this comes from the coding sequence ATGGCAGAGAAAAGAGCAGCATTGAGCAAAAAAGATGTGGTAAAGGCATTTTGGAAATGGACGTTTTTTTCACATTCCAACTACAACTATGAGCGGCTTCAGGCCAGCGGTGTTTTACAGTCCATGTCTCATCTTCCGGAAAAGTTATATCCGGATAACAAAGAAGAGCAGAAGAAGTTTATGGAACGGCATATGGCATTTTACAACACAGAACCTCATTTTGGCGGTATTGTCAACGGAATGGTCATCGCCATGGAAGAAGAACGGGCGAACGGGGCGGAGATTACAGATGATGCCATCAACAGTGTAAAGACCGGTCTGATGGGGCCAATGGCCGGAATCGGAGATACCCTGTGGCAGGGAACGCTGACACCGATTTTGCTGGCTGTGGGAATCAGTATTGCATCCGGGGGAAATGTCATGGGTGCTGTGGCTTTCTCGGCCCTGATGGCTGCCGTAATGCTTCCCATCGCGTACTTTATGTATATGAGGGGTTATAAAACTGGTAAGACCGGAGTGGAGGCGATTTTAAGCGGCGGAAAGATGAAGCAGCTGATCTCGGCAGCGTCCATCATGGGTGCAACGGTGCTCGGTTCCCTCACAGCCAACTATGTAAGTGCGGCATCTACAATGAAAATCAAGGTCGGCGCAACCAGTCTGGCGCTGCAGGCAGATGTGCTGGATAAACTTCTGAAGGGAATGCTCCCTCTGGGAATTACACTGCTGACCCTTTATTTACTGAAAGACAGAAAGATGAAATCGACAACCGTTATGCTGATCCTTGCAGTTTTAGGAGCAGTTTTAGGATTGACAGGAATCCTGGGATAA
- a CDS encoding PTS mannose/fructose/sorbose/N-acetylgalactosamine transporter subunit IIC, which produces MNISLWQAILIGVVYYLGITGTPWLTALGSTIIQKPLVAGVLVGCIMGDPVQGAIIGAAIQLPFIAYISAGGAPPTDPGLAGTLGTALAIAGGVKPTAAIAIAVPIGLLGTIIWVIHMTVDVFFVHAIDRAAAEGNMKKAKFLHIVPPQIFAFFLGCIPVALGCYFGSGAVTDIIHALEGRPLQALEVIGGLLPAIGIAMNLRAISKPGILLWYILGFIVAVYLNLETMPIAIIAGIVAYIYTSIIAKIDDAAVPAMAGGAGPDDDFDDDFE; this is translated from the coding sequence ATGAATATTTCATTATGGCAGGCAATCTTAATCGGTGTTGTCTATTATCTGGGAATCACAGGTACCCCATGGCTCACGGCCCTGGGAAGCACCATTATTCAGAAACCATTGGTAGCGGGTGTGCTGGTAGGATGTATTATGGGAGATCCCGTACAGGGAGCTATTATCGGTGCAGCGATCCAGCTGCCGTTCATCGCTTACATTTCAGCAGGCGGGGCACCACCTACGGACCCGGGTCTTGCAGGAACGCTGGGAACTGCGCTGGCCATCGCAGGAGGAGTCAAACCTACAGCGGCCATTGCCATAGCAGTGCCGATCGGACTGCTGGGAACCATCATTTGGGTGATTCATATGACGGTAGATGTGTTTTTTGTCCATGCCATCGACCGGGCAGCGGCAGAAGGAAACATGAAAAAAGCGAAATTTCTACATATAGTGCCGCCTCAAATCTTTGCTTTCTTCCTTGGCTGTATTCCGGTAGCATTGGGCTGTTATTTTGGATCCGGTGCTGTCACAGATATTATCCATGCATTGGAGGGAAGGCCGCTGCAGGCACTGGAGGTGATCGGAGGACTCCTCCCGGCAATCGGTATTGCCATGAATCTGCGCGCTATCAGCAAACCGGGCATTTTATTGTGGTACATCCTCGGATTCATCGTTGCTGTATATCTGAATCTTGAGACCATGCCGATTGCCATTATTGCAGGAATCGTAGCTTATATCTATACATCCATCATTGCTAAAATAGACGATGCGGCAGTGCCGGCTATGGCGGGCGGAGCCGGTCCGGATGATGACTTTGACGATGATTTTGAATAA
- a CDS encoding PTS sugar transporter subunit IIB — MKEIVLTRIDDRLIHGQVMTSWLNYTGANKIMVIDNGTANDTFMKTVLKNAVPSNVGLGLFTVEKAAARLKRGFKQGDKVIILVKYPDTVLSLIEEGVEFEHLNIGGMGAAPGREKFYKNISATEEEKEILKKIIQSGCKTEIQIIAEDAKVDVSKLL; from the coding sequence ATGAAAGAAATCGTATTGACAAGGATTGATGACCGGCTGATTCACGGACAGGTAATGACTTCATGGCTGAACTATACAGGAGCAAATAAAATTATGGTGATCGATAACGGAACTGCCAATGATACGTTCATGAAGACTGTATTAAAAAACGCAGTTCCTTCCAATGTGGGACTTGGACTGTTTACGGTTGAGAAAGCGGCGGCCAGGCTGAAAAGGGGATTTAAACAGGGAGATAAGGTCATTATTCTGGTAAAGTATCCGGATACGGTGCTTTCATTGATTGAAGAGGGGGTGGAATTTGAACATTTAAACATCGGAGGAATGGGGGCAGCTCCTGGACGGGAAAAGTTCTACAAAAACATTTCTGCGACAGAGGAGGAGAAAGAGATTCTGAAAAAGATCATTCAGTCTGGCTGTAAGACAGAAATCCAAATCATTGCAGAGGACGCAAAAGTTGATGTATCAAAATTACTTTAA